A window from Sinanaerobacter sp. ZZT-01 encodes these proteins:
- a CDS encoding corrinoid protein — protein MSREAILEAAKESIMEADEDLAMQVLKDAEAEKLDAVDLLSNGYSAGMKELGDLFGRGEIFLPELIFATEVMKAVTAEIESKMDVKDTQAKGVMVIGTVAGDVHDIGKGIVASLVKTNGIEVYDLGREVPAEVFIEKVKEVNADFVGSSALLTTTMTEQKKIEELLVKEGLRDKVKTMVGGAPVTKRWAEKIGADAYCEDASDTVNFILNWIEQM, from the coding sequence ATGAGTAGAGAAGCGATTTTAGAAGCGGCAAAAGAATCCATTATGGAAGCAGATGAAGACTTAGCGATGCAAGTATTAAAAGATGCTGAAGCAGAGAAACTTGACGCAGTTGATCTTCTGAGCAATGGATACAGTGCCGGCATGAAAGAATTGGGAGATTTGTTTGGAAGAGGAGAGATCTTTTTACCTGAATTGATCTTTGCAACAGAAGTTATGAAAGCGGTAACAGCAGAGATCGAGTCCAAGATGGATGTGAAAGACACACAGGCAAAGGGAGTTATGGTAATTGGAACCGTAGCAGGAGATGTTCATGACATCGGAAAAGGTATCGTAGCTTCACTTGTCAAGACAAATGGAATTGAAGTATATGATTTGGGAAGAGAAGTACCTGCTGAAGTGTTTATCGAAAAAGTAAAAGAAGTAAATGCGGATTTTGTAGGGAGTAGTGCACTGCTTACAACAACAATGACCGAGCAAAAGAAAATAGAAGAGCTTCTTGTAAAAGAAGGTCTGAGAGATAAAGTAAAAACAATGGTTGGCGGTGCGCCTGTTACAAAGCGTTGGGCAGAAAAGATTGGAGCAGACGCTTACTGTGAAGATGCATCAGATACGGTAAACTTCATTTTAAACTGGATCGAGCAGATGTAA
- the nhaC gene encoding Na+/H+ antiporter NhaC, translated as MGRRIPLWQIFMVLAFMVALLMYTIVVVDGYIHIALVISGAFAAIVAIANGYKWSYLEKGIINNITNSMQALLILLTVGMLIGTWIAGGIIQTMIYYGLMILNPNIFLVATVLICCVVSLSTGSAWTTAGTVGIALIGIGTALDISLPMTAGAIISGAYFGDKMSPLSDSTNLAAAMAGANLFDHVKHMVYTVVPSLTISLIIFGILSMGHSSSNVDMSDVTILMNGLKDNFYISPILLLPPLFVILMVVFKIPAMPGLFAGALLGVLFAVVFQGGNLGELIGIVMYDGYVSKTGIEFLDELLTRGGLSSMFYSSVLVLCAMVIGGVLDASDMLKTICEKLLRFSKSTGSLVLIVLATCISCNIIAADQYVAIVLPGRMFKQEFEDRRLKNKNLSRCLEDAGTVTSALVPWTTCGAYMSSTLGVATIAYLPYSFLNLLNPFISMFYGFTGITMEKMTEEEYQAILKQRELDAALAAVE; from the coding sequence ATGGGTAGAAGAATTCCTTTATGGCAAATTTTTATGGTTTTAGCATTTATGGTAGCATTGTTGATGTACACGATTGTGGTTGTAGACGGATATATCCACATCGCGTTAGTGATATCCGGTGCATTTGCAGCAATTGTGGCAATTGCGAATGGGTATAAATGGTCATATTTAGAAAAAGGAATTATCAATAACATTACAAATTCAATGCAAGCACTATTGATATTGCTCACAGTAGGTATGTTGATTGGTACCTGGATTGCCGGAGGTATCATTCAGACAATGATTTATTACGGACTCATGATACTAAATCCAAATATTTTCTTGGTAGCAACGGTACTCATTTGTTGCGTTGTATCATTATCAACAGGGAGCGCTTGGACAACAGCCGGAACTGTAGGAATTGCACTAATCGGAATTGGGACAGCGCTTGACATATCCTTACCGATGACAGCGGGGGCAATTATTTCCGGTGCATACTTCGGAGATAAAATGTCACCATTATCTGATTCAACGAATTTAGCTGCAGCTATGGCAGGTGCAAACTTGTTTGATCATGTGAAACATATGGTATATACCGTTGTACCGTCGCTTACAATTTCTCTAATCATCTTTGGCATTTTAAGCATGGGGCACAGTTCATCAAACGTTGATATGAGTGACGTAACAATATTAATGAACGGACTGAAAGATAATTTCTACATTTCACCAATTCTTTTACTTCCACCGCTATTTGTAATATTAATGGTCGTATTTAAAATTCCTGCAATGCCGGGATTATTTGCGGGTGCATTGCTTGGTGTATTATTTGCAGTCGTTTTCCAAGGCGGTAATTTAGGAGAATTGATTGGTATTGTCATGTATGACGGTTATGTATCCAAAACAGGAATTGAATTTTTAGATGAGCTTTTAACCAGAGGTGGGTTATCATCTATGTTCTATTCTTCGGTATTGGTATTATGTGCGATGGTCATTGGAGGCGTATTAGATGCCAGCGATATGTTGAAAACTATCTGTGAAAAATTATTGCGTTTTTCAAAAAGCACAGGCTCTCTGGTACTGATTGTGTTAGCGACTTGTATTTCTTGTAACATTATTGCTGCGGACCAATATGTTGCGATTGTGCTTCCCGGCAGAATGTTTAAGCAAGAATTTGAAGATCGCCGGTTAAAGAATAAAAACTTATCTCGTTGCTTGGAAGATGCAGGTACCGTAACATCTGCATTGGTTCCTTGGACAACCTGTGGAGCATATATGTCTTCTACATTGGGTGTTGCTACAATCGCTTATCTGCCTTACAGTTTTCTAAATTTATTAAATCCATTCATTTCGATGTTCTATGGTTTCACCGGAATTACAATGGAAAAAATGACAGAAGAAGAATATCAGGCGATTTTAAAGCAGAGAGAGCTGGACGCGGCATTAGCTGCGGTTGAGTAA
- a CDS encoding alanine/ornithine racemase family PLP-dependent enzyme — MTALQKKFPVVEVDLEKLRHNIDEVVKRCNEKDIMVAGVVKGFNGIVEATRQFQESNCSFIASSRLEHLEEAKNAGMQGPFMVLRVPMLSEIPDLVKFADISLNSELEVIKEINKECVQQEKEHSILLMADLGDLREGFWDKETLVETAVFIESNLDNVTLAGIGTNLGCYGSINPTVENMNQLIEIAELIEAKIGRQLSIISGGGTTSLPLVLDGTMPERINHLRIGEGISLGKDLQDLWGVDMSYLYPDVFTVKAEIIELKNKPSYPIGEIFVDCFGNKGEYIDRGIRKRALLGLGKLDFAMSDMLIPRKKGIEVLGGSSDHLIVDIEECTDQLAVGDILEFDVRYATMMYLTASKYVRIACV; from the coding sequence ATGACAGCATTACAAAAAAAATTTCCTGTGGTTGAAGTAGATTTAGAAAAACTACGGCATAATATTGATGAAGTGGTGAAACGGTGCAACGAAAAGGACATTATGGTTGCAGGAGTCGTAAAGGGGTTTAATGGAATCGTTGAAGCAACAAGACAATTTCAAGAGTCAAATTGCAGTTTTATTGCAAGCTCTAGGTTAGAACATTTAGAAGAAGCAAAAAATGCTGGAATGCAAGGTCCGTTCATGGTTCTACGTGTTCCGATGCTTAGTGAAATACCGGATTTAGTAAAATTTGCAGATATCAGTCTCAACAGTGAACTTGAAGTCATAAAAGAAATCAATAAAGAATGTGTTCAGCAGGAAAAAGAGCATAGCATTTTATTAATGGCTGATTTAGGTGATCTTAGAGAAGGATTTTGGGACAAAGAAACGCTCGTTGAAACAGCTGTTTTTATTGAGAGTAACCTCGATAATGTAACCTTAGCTGGTATCGGTACAAATTTGGGATGTTATGGCTCGATCAATCCAACGGTAGAGAATATGAATCAGCTGATTGAAATTGCGGAGTTGATTGAAGCGAAAATCGGAAGACAGCTGTCAATTATTTCAGGTGGCGGAACGACATCACTTCCGTTGGTTTTAGATGGGACAATGCCGGAAAGAATTAATCATCTTCGAATCGGAGAGGGAATTTCTTTGGGAAAGGATTTACAGGATCTTTGGGGTGTGGATATGAGCTATCTTTATCCAGATGTTTTTACAGTAAAGGCTGAAATTATTGAGCTGAAGAATAAACCGAGTTATCCTATCGGAGAAATTTTTGTTGATTGCTTTGGAAATAAGGGAGAATATATTGATCGAGGAATAAGGAAAAGAGCTCTCTTAGGGTTAGGAAAATTGGATTTTGCGATGAGTGATATGCTGATACCTAGAAAAAAAGGAATTGAAGTGCTGGGAGGAAGCAGTGATCATCTAATCGTTGATATAGAAGAATGCACAGATCAATTAGCAGTGGGAGATATCTTAGAATTTGATGTTCGTTATGCTACAATGATGTATCTTACCGCTTCAAAATACGTTCGAATTGCATGTGTATAA
- a CDS encoding CobW family GTP-binding protein: protein MIKLILLTGFLGTGKTTLMKSLLKAFSQEKIGVVVNEFGEVNIDAVLVKQDGIQMAELSNGSIFCACIKDYFLDSLVEMAKQNISYLFIEASGLADPANMQQILNTISDKTKHIYDYLGSICVVDAETFLDLYELLPALHHQIEYSNTVIINKADLVDENQITQVSSQITAINAEAQQCITSFCRVDIKEMVDHLRPVLIEAKESTNTRENRPKSFVLKSIEPITQGQLQEMLQKLAPSAYRIKGFVLTDHGIVEVSAVREHIHMVPWDNETINMELEIVVISSIGIRMMSLITEAIDGSIKGKIIL from the coding sequence ATGATAAAATTAATTCTATTAACAGGGTTTCTTGGAACAGGCAAGACGACTTTGATGAAATCGTTGTTAAAAGCCTTTAGCCAAGAGAAAATTGGCGTAGTTGTCAACGAGTTCGGAGAAGTAAATATTGATGCCGTTTTAGTAAAGCAAGATGGAATTCAAATGGCAGAATTATCGAATGGTTCTATTTTTTGTGCCTGTATTAAAGATTATTTTTTAGATAGCTTGGTAGAAATGGCGAAGCAAAATATTTCCTACTTATTTATAGAAGCTTCCGGATTGGCTGATCCGGCAAATATGCAGCAAATATTAAACACAATTTCAGATAAGACAAAACATATTTATGATTATTTGGGTTCTATATGTGTAGTTGACGCAGAGACTTTTTTGGATCTTTATGAATTGCTACCTGCGCTGCATCATCAAATCGAATACAGCAACACTGTGATTATCAATAAAGCAGATTTGGTGGATGAAAATCAAATCACACAAGTAAGTAGTCAAATTACTGCCATTAATGCGGAAGCACAGCAATGTATCACTTCATTTTGCAGAGTTGATATCAAGGAGATGGTCGACCATTTAAGGCCTGTTTTAATAGAAGCAAAAGAAAGCACAAATACGAGGGAAAATCGTCCAAAATCTTTTGTGTTAAAATCGATAGAACCTATAACACAGGGACAATTACAAGAAATGCTGCAAAAACTTGCACCGTCAGCATATCGAATCAAAGGATTTGTGCTGACCGATCATGGCATCGTCGAGGTGAGTGCGGTAAGAGAACATATTCACATGGTTCCTTGGGATAATGAAACGATTAATATGGAACTTGAAATTGTAGTCATTTCATCGATAGGAATTCGTATGATGAGCTTGATCACAGAGGCAATCGACGGCTCCATAAAAGGAAAAATTATACTATAG
- a CDS encoding ASKHA domain-containing protein, which yields MKITFKPSGIEYELNEALTLLETAERAGVLIDGSCAGKGTCGKCKVRILQGKMGQLTDAEETALTDWEKEEGYRLACCIKPESDLVILVPGIHGGSTRKKDMTILPDDFVIEKTVVKTALQIKKASLEYQKSDADRILEALREKDKSFAALKVEFHKSLLQKIPEILKEKDENITLVIRNGVALDAEPGDTQEACYGIAFDIGTTTVVGMLWDLDKGKIAEVAARTNPQSVFGSDVISRIHYSNASADHVKDMQEKISSCFNDILTEFEEKANIKRNQVYEVTVVGNTTMSHLFLGINPASLARAPFAPVFCKAVNVLAEELEIDVNPNANVHLLPNIAGHVGSDIVAVLMASRLKEKAGCNLAIDIGTNGEILFAKDGRIVACSTAAGPAFEGAAIYQGMRAAAGAIERVTIAEGCVQLSVIDNEEPVGICGSGLIDAIAQMLDNGILDKKGRIISAEAARKADISENLIERLYNDNEGGGFILYKREDGENIVLTQKDIREVQLAKGAIFAGIKIMMCELGVKPEELDSVILAGAFGNYIKKESALRIGLFPKVAPENVISIGNAAGAGACMALLSDKERRQAALFAEETEHIELASHPDFQMEFLKAMYFMK from the coding sequence ATGAAAATTACCTTTAAGCCATCAGGCATAGAATATGAATTGAATGAAGCATTAACTTTACTTGAAACTGCTGAGCGTGCAGGTGTGTTGATTGATGGAAGCTGTGCCGGAAAAGGTACATGCGGGAAATGCAAGGTGCGCATTTTGCAGGGAAAAATGGGACAATTGACAGACGCAGAAGAAACGGCATTGACTGACTGGGAAAAAGAAGAAGGCTACCGATTAGCATGTTGTATCAAGCCAGAATCAGATTTAGTTATATTGGTTCCCGGTATTCATGGAGGCTCCACAAGAAAAAAAGATATGACCATTTTGCCGGATGATTTCGTAATAGAAAAAACAGTTGTAAAAACAGCATTGCAGATTAAGAAAGCGTCATTGGAATATCAAAAGAGCGATGCAGACCGAATTTTGGAAGCGTTAAGAGAGAAAGATAAAAGCTTTGCAGCACTTAAAGTGGAATTTCATAAGAGTTTATTGCAAAAAATCCCTGAAATATTAAAGGAGAAGGACGAGAATATCACTTTGGTCATTCGGAATGGAGTGGCACTAGATGCAGAGCCTGGTGATACACAGGAGGCTTGCTACGGAATCGCTTTTGATATCGGAACAACAACAGTGGTTGGAATGCTTTGGGATTTAGACAAAGGAAAAATTGCAGAAGTTGCTGCCAGGACGAATCCGCAGAGTGTTTTTGGATCGGATGTTATCTCAAGAATTCACTATAGCAATGCTTCAGCGGATCATGTGAAAGATATGCAGGAAAAAATTAGCAGTTGTTTTAACGATATTCTTACCGAGTTTGAAGAAAAAGCGAATATTAAACGCAATCAAGTATACGAGGTTACCGTAGTGGGAAATACTACGATGAGTCATCTGTTCTTAGGAATTAATCCTGCCTCTTTAGCAAGAGCACCGTTTGCGCCAGTATTTTGTAAAGCGGTAAATGTTTTAGCAGAAGAGCTGGAAATCGATGTGAATCCAAATGCTAATGTACACCTTTTGCCCAATATAGCAGGACATGTCGGCTCCGATATTGTAGCGGTATTAATGGCTTCTCGATTAAAAGAAAAAGCAGGCTGTAATTTAGCCATTGACATTGGAACCAATGGGGAAATCCTTTTTGCGAAAGATGGGCGGATTGTTGCCTGTTCTACAGCTGCTGGTCCTGCATTTGAAGGAGCTGCAATTTATCAAGGGATGCGTGCAGCGGCTGGTGCAATAGAAAGAGTTACCATTGCAGAGGGATGCGTGCAGCTGTCTGTGATTGATAATGAAGAGCCTGTAGGTATTTGTGGATCCGGCCTCATTGATGCAATTGCACAGATGCTGGACAATGGAATATTAGATAAAAAAGGAAGAATCATCAGTGCTGAAGCGGCTAGAAAAGCAGATATTTCCGAAAATCTGATAGAACGGTTATACAATGATAATGAAGGCGGAGGCTTTATTTTATATAAAAGAGAAGATGGAGAAAATATTGTTTTGACTCAAAAAGACATCCGTGAAGTGCAGCTTGCAAAGGGAGCTATTTTTGCAGGAATAAAAATTATGATGTGTGAATTAGGAGTCAAGCCTGAAGAACTGGATTCTGTGATTTTAGCTGGAGCTTTTGGTAATTATATTAAAAAGGAAAGCGCATTAAGAATTGGTTTGTTTCCAAAGGTGGCACCAGAAAATGTTATTTCAATTGGGAATGCAGCTGGCGCCGGTGCTTGCATGGCATTGCTTTCAGATAAAGAACGCAGGCAGGCCGCCTTATTTGCTGAGGAAACTGAACATATTGAGCTTGCTTCACATCCAGACTTTCAAATGGAGTTTTTAAAAGCAATGTATTTTATGAAATAA
- the pylSc gene encoding pyrrolysine--tRNA(Pyl) ligase large subunit, protein MTVTLTVTQKHRLTELNAKVKDLNMTFENTDQRDAFYKEKEKIYIKVNREKILDCIHRKHKPLLVEVQNKLSEWLCGEGFTQVVTPLMITGNMLSKMTITKEHPLTNQVFWLDQKRCLRPMLAPNLYEMMRDIQKVAKEPVRIFEVGSCFRKESQGAQHLNEFTMLNFVELAGVKEGEQMERLKSLAIGAMKTLGLEEYELVIEKSEVYGETLDVVVGDVELASGAYGPHFLDSKWGIFDTWVGIGFGIERIAMVMGGYQNIKRVGRGLAYLDGARLNV, encoded by the coding sequence ATGACAGTAACATTGACCGTGACTCAAAAGCATCGTTTGACAGAGTTAAATGCAAAAGTAAAAGATTTAAATATGACTTTTGAAAATACGGATCAAAGAGATGCCTTTTATAAGGAAAAAGAAAAGATTTACATAAAGGTAAATCGAGAAAAAATCTTAGACTGTATTCATCGAAAACACAAGCCACTTCTGGTAGAAGTGCAGAACAAATTATCCGAATGGCTTTGTGGAGAAGGATTTACACAGGTTGTAACGCCCTTGATGATTACAGGAAACATGCTATCAAAAATGACGATTACAAAAGAGCACCCTCTAACAAATCAGGTATTTTGGCTGGATCAAAAACGATGCCTGCGCCCGATGCTAGCACCAAACCTTTATGAGATGATGCGGGACATCCAAAAAGTGGCGAAAGAGCCTGTTCGGATTTTTGAAGTGGGTTCCTGCTTTCGGAAAGAAAGTCAGGGAGCGCAGCATTTAAATGAATTTACTATGTTGAATTTTGTCGAACTTGCAGGAGTAAAAGAAGGGGAACAAATGGAACGCCTAAAGAGTTTGGCAATTGGAGCAATGAAAACATTGGGACTTGAAGAATATGAGCTAGTCATTGAAAAATCGGAAGTGTACGGAGAGACTCTTGATGTTGTGGTAGGAGATGTTGAACTGGCTTCCGGAGCATATGGACCACACTTTTTAGACAGCAAATGGGGTATTTTTGATACATGGGTTGGCATTGGATTTGGAATCGAACGCATTGCCATGGTCATGGGAGGCTATCAGAATATCAAGCGAGTCGGCAGAGGCTTGGCGTACTTAGATGGAGCTAGATTGAACGTATAG
- a CDS encoding cobalamin B12-binding domain-containing protein, which translates to MLNREEVKKTAAESIIDADEAKAFGLIDEILKLEDKEWVTILCDGFSDGNRLVGESFEKGKLSLPELIYCSEVMKNVMDRIIKRVDSIPVETTGKILIATVEGDVHDIGKGIVASALKLAGFEVIDLGREVSVDTIVEAAERCGVDIIGTSALLTSTLSEQKKLEMLLRDLGLRHKYKTMVGGAPCTARWAKKIGADAYSEDAMEAVKKAKELLKK; encoded by the coding sequence TTGTTGAATCGTGAAGAGGTAAAAAAGACTGCAGCTGAATCTATTATTGATGCCGATGAAGCAAAGGCTTTCGGTTTGATCGATGAAATCCTCAAGTTAGAAGATAAAGAGTGGGTCACGATTTTATGTGATGGATTCAGTGATGGAAATCGCCTAGTAGGAGAAAGCTTTGAAAAAGGAAAACTCTCTCTTCCGGAGTTGATATACTGCAGTGAAGTGATGAAAAACGTCATGGATCGTATTATAAAAAGAGTTGATTCAATTCCTGTAGAAACCACTGGTAAAATACTGATTGCAACAGTTGAAGGTGATGTTCATGATATCGGAAAAGGCATTGTTGCGTCTGCTTTGAAATTAGCTGGTTTTGAAGTGATTGATCTAGGCCGTGAAGTTTCGGTTGACACAATTGTTGAAGCAGCGGAACGCTGCGGGGTCGATATTATCGGAACAAGTGCATTGTTGACCTCCACTCTGTCAGAGCAAAAAAAATTAGAGATGCTCTTACGCGATTTGGGACTTCGCCATAAATATAAGACAATGGTCGGCGGAGCACCTTGCACTGCAAGATGGGCCAAAAAGATCGGTGCTGATGCTTACAGTGAAGACGCGATGGAAGCTGTGAAAAAAGCAAAGGAGCTGCTAAAAAAATGA
- the pylSn gene encoding pyrrolysine--tRNA(Pyl) ligase small subunit: MSDQKKRYYRKHVELFPLINKMKLWPSRSGRLHGVRQVELNGDFIEITTHCGKFFRVYNSKTSRAARWIRNKWAVEPCKDCKVPQWKLDKYSKTFFSQHYGKELKNDDVKTQDK; this comes from the coding sequence ATGAGTGATCAGAAAAAACGGTATTATCGAAAGCATGTAGAGCTGTTTCCATTAATAAATAAAATGAAACTTTGGCCTTCCAGAAGCGGCAGGCTGCATGGTGTCAGACAGGTAGAATTAAACGGTGATTTTATTGAGATTACGACTCATTGCGGTAAGTTTTTTCGGGTTTATAATTCAAAGACTTCCAGAGCCGCACGATGGATTCGGAACAAATGGGCAGTAGAACCTTGTAAGGATTGCAAAGTACCACAGTGGAAATTAGACAAATATTCTAAAACATTTTTTTCGCAGCATTATGGAAAAGAACTCAAAAACGATGATGTAAAAACGCAGGATAAATAA
- the pylD gene encoding 3-methylornithyl-N6-L-lysine dehydrogenase PylD, translating into MTRLREEWICDMEETIASYEKELKTKISLDFAGLAAAANDISRNEITETAERETVAVVPITTGMGIISTFADSVAAIIRQAGFSVFVTKACDVDGIYEAHLRNASMLFMADDNRFIGIHLRKNRMSDNNAGTARGYVKALEQACGSLKGREVLVLGCGIVGEEIGKYLQKRAARPVLYDKNDLLVQKISFELGADFLSDCSRMKDFPLVMDATCEGEWIHEGMLHEEAWISTPGVPLSLDEAMKLKYKAHTIHDWLQIGTLAMLGELCK; encoded by the coding sequence ATGACGCGTTTAAGAGAAGAATGGATTTGCGATATGGAAGAGACAATTGCCTCTTATGAAAAAGAGCTGAAAACAAAAATTTCCTTAGATTTTGCAGGGCTGGCAGCAGCAGCAAATGATATCTCAAGAAATGAAATAACAGAAACTGCTGAGAGAGAGACCGTTGCTGTTGTGCCTATTACTACAGGTATGGGCATCATCAGTACGTTTGCAGATTCTGTTGCTGCGATTATTCGTCAGGCAGGATTTTCTGTATTTGTTACAAAAGCTTGTGATGTGGATGGTATATATGAAGCACATCTGCGTAATGCGAGCATGCTTTTTATGGCAGATGATAATCGCTTTATTGGGATCCATTTACGCAAAAATCGAATGAGTGATAACAATGCTGGCACAGCAAGAGGCTATGTAAAGGCTTTGGAGCAGGCATGCGGCTCGTTAAAAGGAAGAGAAGTCTTGGTTCTTGGCTGTGGTATTGTTGGAGAAGAAATTGGTAAATACTTACAAAAAAGAGCGGCTAGGCCAGTTCTTTATGACAAGAATGACTTATTAGTTCAAAAGATTTCTTTTGAACTAGGAGCAGATTTTCTTTCTGATTGCAGCAGAATGAAGGATTTTCCTTTGGTAATGGATGCCACCTGTGAAGGAGAGTGGATTCATGAAGGAATGTTACATGAAGAGGCATGGATATCCACACCGGGAGTTCCGCTATCTTTGGACGAAGCAATGAAATTAAAATATAAAGCACATACCATACATGACTGGTTGCAAATTGGTACTTTAGCGATGTTGGGTGAGCTTTGTAAATAA
- the pylB gene encoding methylornithine synthase PylB translates to MKEIEKAIRGQGLAKEEIVTLLSITDKNEMDELFAAARQVREKTFGKKIFMYGFVYFSTWCRNNCNFCYYRKSNTIARYRKEPKEVVELAVRLAESGVHLLDLTMGEDPIYHKESFASVLEIAEDIKRETGLPVMLSPGVIRDELIDSFAELGVEWFALYQETHNREIFKNLRVDQDYDERMHAKLYAKEKGMLIEEGLLAGIGESYEDIADSILKMKEIGASQVRVMSFVPQAGSPMESVHTPGRELELKIIALLRLVHPKALIPASLDVDGIEGLQCRINAGSNVVTSIIPPLAGLAGVAQNSMDVDEGGRTVQEVSSILREMGMEPATALDYRAYIEQLFAENGK, encoded by the coding sequence ATGAAAGAAATTGAAAAAGCAATTAGAGGCCAGGGATTAGCCAAAGAAGAGATTGTAACGCTTTTATCTATTACGGATAAAAATGAAATGGATGAGCTTTTTGCAGCTGCAAGACAGGTTAGAGAGAAAACCTTTGGAAAAAAGATTTTCATGTACGGATTTGTGTATTTTTCAACTTGGTGCCGGAATAATTGTAATTTTTGTTATTATAGAAAATCAAATACGATCGCACGTTATCGCAAGGAACCGAAAGAAGTGGTCGAGTTGGCAGTTCGTTTGGCAGAATCCGGCGTGCACCTTCTAGATTTAACAATGGGAGAGGATCCGATCTATCACAAAGAAAGCTTTGCATCGGTGCTTGAGATTGCAGAAGATATAAAAAGAGAAACAGGGCTTCCGGTTATGCTTTCACCTGGTGTGATTCGTGATGAATTGATAGACTCTTTTGCAGAATTAGGCGTAGAGTGGTTTGCATTGTATCAGGAAACTCATAACCGTGAGATTTTTAAGAATTTACGAGTTGATCAGGATTATGACGAGAGAATGCATGCTAAACTCTATGCAAAAGAAAAAGGAATGTTAATAGAGGAAGGCTTACTAGCAGGTATTGGTGAAAGTTACGAAGACATTGCAGATTCCATTTTAAAAATGAAAGAGATTGGTGCGAGTCAGGTTCGTGTAATGAGCTTCGTTCCGCAAGCAGGAAGCCCGATGGAATCCGTTCATACGCCGGGGAGAGAATTGGAATTAAAAATCATTGCTCTGCTTCGGCTTGTGCATCCAAAGGCATTGATACCAGCGTCTCTGGATGTGGATGGAATTGAAGGACTACAGTGCAGGATTAATGCCGGATCAAATGTTGTTACTTCTATCATTCCACCTCTCGCCGGGCTGGCAGGTGTAGCACAAAACAGCATGGATGTAGATGAAGGAGGGAGAACCGTACAAGAGGTAAGCTCCATCTTAAGAGAAATGGGTATGGAACCGGCTACTGCTTTAGATTATCGTGCCTATATAGAACAATTATTTGCAGAGAACGGAAAATAG